In Procambarus clarkii isolate CNS0578487 chromosome 13, FALCON_Pclarkii_2.0, whole genome shotgun sequence, the following are encoded in one genomic region:
- the LOC123757067 gene encoding circumsporozoite protein-like produces the protein MTQVMTQVMTLEMTQVVTQVMTQMMTQVMTQMMTQVMTQVMTQVMTPGDDPGGDLGDDPGDDPGHDPGHDPDDDPGHDLGDDPGGDPGDDPGDDPGDDPGHDPGHDPVDDPGDDLGDDPGGDPGDDPDDDPGDDPGHDPGHDPDDDPGDDPDDDPDDDLGDDPGDDPGDDPGDDPDDDPGHDPGNDLGDDPGDDPGDDPDDDPGHDPGNDPGDDPGDDPDDDPDDDPDDDPGHDPGNDLGDDPGDDPGDDPGDDPGDDPGHDPGNDLGDDPDDDPGDDPDDDPDDDPDDDPGHDPGNDLGDDPDDDPGDDPGDDPDDDPGHDPGHDLGDDPGHDPGNDLGDDPGDDPDDDPGDDPGDDPDDDPDDDPGHDPGDDLGDDRPATPPPDTQPSTASALTLSHSTELGESLGIHEIREDWSKVVET, from the coding sequence ATGACCCAGGTGATGACCCAGGTGATGACCTTGGAGATGACCCAGGTGGTGACCCAGGTGATGACCCAGATGATGACCCAGGTGATGACCCAGATGATGACCCAGGTGATGACCCAGGTGATGACCCAGGTGATGACCCCAGGTGATGACCCAGGTGGTGACCTAGGTGATGACCCAGGTGATGACCCAGGTCATGACCCAGGTCATGACCCAGATGATGACCCAGGTCATGACCTTGGAGATGACCCAGGTGGTGACCCAGGTGATGACCCAGGTGATGACCCAGGTGATGACCCAGGTCATGACCCAGGTCATGACCCAGTTGATGACCCAGGTGATGACCTTGGAGATGACCCAGGTGGTGACCCAGGTGATGACCCAGATGATGACCCAGGTGATGACCCAGGTCATGACCCAGGTCATGACCCAGATGATGACCCAGGTGATGACCCAGATGATGACCCAGATGATGACCTAGGTGATGACCCAGGTGATGACCCAGGTGATGACCCAGGTGATGACCCAGATGATGACCCAGGTCATGACCCAGGTAATGACCTAGGTGATGACCCAGGTGATGACCCAGGTGATGACCCAGATGATGACCCAGGTCATGACCCAGGTAATGACCCAGGTGATGACCCAGGTGATGACCCAGATGATGACCCAGATGATGACCCAGATGATGACCCAGGTCATGACCCAGGTAATGACCTAGGTGATGACCCAGGTGATGACCCAGGTGATGACCCAGGTGATGACCCAGGTGATGACCCAGGTCATGACCCAGGTAATGACCTAGGTGATGACCCAGATGATGACCCAGGTGATGACCCAGATGATGACCCAGATGATGACCCAGATGATGACCCAGGTCATGACCCAGGTAATGACCTAGGTGATGACCCAGATGATGACCCAGGTGATGACCCAGGTGATGACCCAGATGATGACCCAGGTCATGACCCAGGTCATGACCTAGGTGATGACCCAGGTCATGACCCAGGTAATGACCTAGGTGATGACCCAGGTGATGACCCAGATGATGACCCAGGTGATGACCCAGGTGATGACCCAGATGATGACCCAGATGATGACCCAGGTCATGACCCAGGTGATGACCTAGGTGATGACCgccctgctacaccaccacccgaCACTCAACCATCCACAGCCTCAGCACTGACGCTCTCCCACAGTACAGAGCTGGGAGAAAGTTTAGGAATTCACGAGATCAGAGAAGACTGGTCTAAGGTTGTGGAGACCTGA